Proteins encoded together in one Lathyrus oleraceus cultivar Zhongwan6 chromosome 5, CAAS_Psat_ZW6_1.0, whole genome shotgun sequence window:
- the LOC127081677 gene encoding uncharacterized protein LOC127081677 → MVNRQQDADQIVDQHRQEDLAVENNLTTIVERIMARNGMGATLQRPLYISPVKNFHSSLTKAAFTWFTSLVPSSIDSWAKLEKKFHEQFYEGHPKISLAELSSIKRRFAESIYDYLNRFRSLKARCFTQVPEHELVQIAAGGLDYSIRKKIDPTFVKSMSQLADRVRHLEQLRLEKIRHNKSKKEKVAFVEYDPTDPIHEADYASSTELEIDVDELKPGAAYECRSLLLAQGKNPVENNPKFPSKTFTFDVSKCEEIFDLLVKYGQMVVPPAIQEGRLKFVGRRMKIDTDPLHQEEALFVEPVEINMVEISEYDEANILEQVGESPNVDIA, encoded by the exons ATGGTCAACCGACAGCAGGATGCTGATCAAATCGTCGATCAACACCGACAAGAAGACTTGGCggtggaaaataatttgacaactattgtcgaaaggattatggctagaaaTGGCATGGGTGCCACGTTACAAAGGCCATTATACATATCCCC AGTAAAAAACTTCCATTCCTCTCTGACCAAGGCGGCCTTCACATGGTTTACGTCGTTGGTCCCAAGTTCCATCGACTCATGGGCCAAActagaaaagaagttccatgaacagttttacgaaggacacCCCAAAATTAGTTTGGCGGAATTGTCTAGTATTAAGAGAAGGTTCGCTGAGAGCATATATGATTATCTGAATCGTTTTAGGTCTTTAAAGGCTAGGTGTTTCACACAAGTGCCAGAACATGAACTAGTTCAAATAGCCGCAGGAGGattagattattccattaggaagaaaatagatccaacttttgtgaaaagtaTGTCACAACTGGCTGACAGAGTCCGACATCTAGAACAATTGAGGTTAGAAAAAATTAGGCACAATAagtctaagaaagaaaaggtagCGTTTGTCGAATATGACCCGACAGACCCAATACATGAGGCAGATTATGCTTCATCGACTGAATTAGAAATCGATGTGGATGAACTAAAGCCAGGGGCCGCCTATGAGTGTCGCTCATTGTTGCTTGCGCAAGGCAAGAATCCTGTCGAAAACAACCCAAAATTCCCTTCAAAAACTTTCACTTTCGACGTGTCGaagtgtgaggaaatttttgacttaTTAGTCAAATATGGGCAGATGGTGGTGCCgcctg cgattcaagaaggcaggctgaaattTGTTGGCCGCAGGATGAAGATCGACACTGATCCTCTTCACCAGGAGGAAGCCCTGTTCGTGGAaccagtcgagatcaacatggtcgagatcagCGAATATGATGAGGCCAACATACTGGAACAAGTTGGGGAAAGCCCAAATGTCGATATAGCTTAA